One Algoriphagus sp. Y33 genomic window, TTTGCGGTCAAAGCTACAAAACATTTCTACCTTATGGCCGAATTGCAAGAGCAAATGCACTTTGCCCCAATTGCCTATCTCTGGAGCGTCATCGATTGATGTGGCTTTTCCTCAAAGAGGAAACAAACTTTTTCACAGCTCCACTCCGGGTGCTTCATGTTGCTCCCGAACATTGCTTTATTGAGCGGTTTGAAGCGCTGACAAACTTAGATTATATCACCGCCGATATAGAATCCCCACTGGCTAAAGTCAAAATGGATGTTCACGATATTCCATTTCCCGAAAACAGCTTTGATGTCGTCTTCTGCAACCATGTTTTGGAGCATGTAGAAGACGATTTAAAAGCTTGTACTGAGTTTAACCGTGTATTAAAGCCAGACGGATGGGGCATAATCCAATCTCCTGTATACCCTATCGAAAAGACCTTAGAGGACAAAACCATAACGGAACCCGCCGAACGCGAACGCATATTTGGACAGAGAGACCATGTGCGGAAGTTTGGAAAGGATTATGCCAAACGCCTTAGGAAATCAGGACTACAAATTGAAGAAAATTTGTTTGTAAAAGAGATCTCTCCTGAATTGGTAACGCAAAATGCACTTCCCTCAGAAGAAGTTATCTTTGTATGTAGAAAAGGGAATTAACCTTTTACGGACTTATTCAAGAGCTCATAAGGCAGCCCAAGCCCGTAAGACCAGAGTTGTAAAATTGAAGTAACATAACTCAATAGACCTACTTTTACAGAACGATTATGAAAGGTGGATGAAAGGATCACACCGACGCTCCAGATTAGGAACATGTATAAATTGAGATGGAAGAGCGGTTTATACACTAAATACAAAAGGGGAATTGAAAGACTAAACAACAGAAATGCCGTTGGTAACCAATGAACAATGGCAATGGCTCCAGGTTGAAATCTAGAAACATTCACCCGATTTCTCCCAAAAGAAAAAGCCTGTCTGACAAATGAAAGCAATGTGTTTTTGCGCTTATGGTACACATACGCTTCCTGAATCAATTCCAGCCTGAAGCCCGCCTTTTTAATCCTTATACTCCACTCTATATCTTCGCCACGATTAGGATCCAAAAAACCTCCTATCGTTTCAAAAACCCTTCGGGAAACCCCCATATTGAATCCGCGGGCCTGGTACTTGGACGGATCTTTTATTTTACCACGGATTCCACCGGTCGTCCAAATAGAAGTCATAGCAAAATCCATCGCTTTTTGTAATTCCGAAAAATCATCCTTCGCTGCATCAGGTCCTCCAAAAGCATCAAGACCTCTATCCTGAATGGCATTCGAAAGCTTTTCTAAATAATCGGAGGGCAAAATCACATCAGAGTCGAGGATAACAAAAAAATCACCGGAGGCAATTTTCATCCCATTGTTTCTGGCAAATCCCTGTCCTGTATTGGACTGTGACAAATAATGGATACACAGCTTTACATCAAAATCATTGACAACATTTTTCGAATCCTGCGTGGAGCCGTCTTCAATCACGATTACCTCAAAATCAGCGAAAGTCTGCTCTGTAAGGCTAAGTACTAATTCGCGTAACTCTTCGGGACGATTGTAGACCGGTATGATTACCGAGAACTTCATCAAAAGTCGAAGTTTATCTCCTCGTCAATTTTATATTCCGTTTCCTTGGATTGATTGGAAGTCATCAACTCCGCAATGAATCCTGTCACAAAGAGCTGGACCCCTATAATCAAAGCCACCAATGCTAAAAAGAATAGGGGTTGGTCGGTTATTTCCCTGACTTTATGCCCTTTGCTTAATCCATAGACTTTTTCAAAGATCAACCAACAGGTAATTATAAAT contains:
- a CDS encoding class I SAM-dependent methyltransferase produces the protein MKSIISFVIRYVPRPLLQRVSPFVMQVFAKLNSGKAVTCPVCGQSYKTFLPYGRIARANALCPNCLSLERHRLMWLFLKEETNFFTAPLRVLHVAPEHCFIERFEALTNLDYITADIESPLAKVKMDVHDIPFPENSFDVVFCNHVLEHVEDDLKACTEFNRVLKPDGWGIIQSPVYPIEKTLEDKTITEPAERERIFGQRDHVRKFGKDYAKRLRKSGLQIEENLFVKEISPELVTQNALPSEEVIFVCRKGN
- a CDS encoding glycosyltransferase family 2 protein, translating into MKFSVIIPVYNRPEELRELVLSLTEQTFADFEVIVIEDGSTQDSKNVVNDFDVKLCIHYLSQSNTGQGFARNNGMKIASGDFFVILDSDVILPSDYLEKLSNAIQDRGLDAFGGPDAAKDDFSELQKAMDFAMTSIWTTGGIRGKIKDPSKYQARGFNMGVSRRVFETIGGFLDPNRGEDIEWSIRIKKAGFRLELIQEAYVYHKRKNTLLSFVRQAFSFGRNRVNVSRFQPGAIAIVHWLPTAFLLFSLSIPLLYLVYKPLFHLNLYMFLIWSVGVILSSTFHNRSVKVGLLSYVTSILQLWSYGLGLPYELLNKSVKG